GTAGGCTGGGACCCACCTCTTTTGCCAGCTGGCTGCCCAGACATACAAAGCTACAACATCTATGTGGATGAAGAGCTACGTCAGAACGTGAAGAGTGGCCTTCAGACCAAAGCAGTGATTGAGAAGCTGGACTTGCAGAGCAAGGCCTACCGCGTGTCCGTGCAGGCGGTGACCGAGCGCGGCAGGTCCGACAGACTGCGCTGCACCTTCTTTGTGGGGCAGGATTTTGGGGTGGCACCCACCATGCTCAAAGTCAGGAGTGTCACTGCCACGTCAGCAGAGGTCACGTGGCTCCCCTGCAACAGCAACTACAGCCACGCCGTGTACCTCAACGGGGACCAGTGCGACGTGACCAAGCCTGGGGTCTACTGGTACACCTTCCACAACCTGCAGCCCAGCACCCAGTACGTGGCCAAGCTGGAGGCCAGGCCCATGAAAACACCCTGGGAAGAGGTGccagaggggcaggagcaggactcAGCTGTGATTCACTTCACTACCCCACTAGCAGGTATCCCATGCAGCGCTCGGAGCCGTGCGCTCGGCCGTTCCCTTGCTGGGAAGCCTTGGGATGAAGGGAAGCCAGGTTGATTAGGTCCCAAAGCCTGAGGTGCTGTACTGTTTTGTCttaatgttttccttctttcttttttttacaattttattaCCCCCTTTGCTTTGGTTTGCTCTGGGaagaccccccccccccccccccgtgcaTGCctgccgggcagggcaggggagagctgGTTTGCCATGACCTCGCTCGAAGGGTCGCTGCAGCTTGGCCTCAGCTACTTTTGCAAAATTCTGTTCTCTGTGCATTAAAGCTTTCACAGAACAAGAGCACCTTGTTTCCTCTGGCTCTGCCTGTAATTTCCCAGGACTAGCCTGGGTGTTCTGGTTCAGGTCTCCTGTGGCAAAGCTGGTGTGGGAGTTTGCTCTTTGAGTCGAACCAAAGTTGAGCCTTATGCTGTAGCCAGGTAAGCAAGAGGAGCGTGTTTTTGGTCTTTCACAGGCACACCTGATGCTCCTTTGGATGTCCAGGTAGAAGCTGGTCCCTCTCCAGGTATCCTTGTTATCAGCTGGTTACCTGTCACCATTGATGCTGAGGGATCGTCCAACGGGGTCCGAGTCACCGGCTACGCCGTGTACGCCGATGGACAGAAGGTtggtgctgggcaggaggggctgggactggAGTAACAGGCAGTGTCACAGCCTCAAAGCATGGAAAGCTGGATCCAGAAGCGTGTCCTGAGGAGACAATCCCAGTCCTTGGCCTGGAAAGGAGTGGTATCAGGGAGGGACATTGTTTGGGGGGTGTGATTCACACCAGAAAAGGCATCTCTCCAGCTTTTTGATGTGGTTTTGATGTAGCTAAGCTGGGAAAGCTCCTGTGGCAGGACCTTGGAGTAGCAGAACAGGACAATTAGtgtcagtctcctctgctcacCTCAGGCACTGGCCTGATCctttgggaaggaaggagctCAGTGAGTCTACAGGCCATGGACAGAGCACTAGTTCAAGGACACAGCCTTGGGGCTTGTCTCCAGACTGTAAGGAGTGAGGTGTAGTTCTCCATCAAGAAAGGTACATCAGAAGCAATGTGACCAGCAGGGATAGGGAGGGGATTTTCTccactcaggtgagaccccacctgcagtgctgcctccagctctggggcaccGACATCAGAAGGAGCAAGTCCAGAAGAGGGGCAAATATAGTCATGTTTTATAGAATATCCAGTTTCTCATATGATTATGGTAACAATTTCCCTTTACTGTTCATTCTGCCCTCAGAAGGTGAGAATTTTGCACACCTACTCTCCAGAGCTTTGGTGTCTGTCTTAACTTTGGATCAGGAGTTGTTCTTCTCAGAAGGGCTCAGCTGTGCACAAACAGTAATTCCTCCCGGTTCTTTTGCTCCCAGGTGATAGAAGTTACTTCTCCAACAGCTGGGAGTGTCCTGGTGgacctgtcccagctccagatGTTCCAGGTGTGCCGGGAGGTTTCGGTGAGGACGATGTCTCAGTACGGGGAGTCGGTGGACTCGGTTCCAGCCCAGATTTCCTCGCTCTTGCTCCGAGCCTATCCCTGCACTTCACCTGCCTCCACCACTGTTAcctccaggctgcccaggggcGTTCCCAGgggctccctgcctgcccacagcccaTCCACACCCCCCACTCCTGCGCTCCTGCTCCGACAGAACATTCCTGCTGAGAGCTCAGATGCCAAATTGACTGATGTCTCCTCCGGCCCGGTGCGGGCTCTGCCAGAGAAAGCCTCCTCAGCACCACACCTCtcttctcccagtgctcccttgGTGCAGGATTTGGGCACTTCCCCACAGGGATTGGATGCTGCAGGAGACAAGAAATGCCTGTCTGTGCCTCCCCAGCAGGCTGGGAACACAGTGCTCCATGGGGAGGGCCCTGCCAGGGAACCAGGATTACAAGGCCTGGGAGAAGGCACAGAGGTGCAGGTAAGTGCTGCCATCTCCTGCCCAGTGCCATGTGTGCTGGCAGGGGGAATGGAACAAATGCCACTGAGCATCTTTCTGTGGCATTCTTGCCTTTGGGTCATCATCCAGTGGTTGGGAAACTCTCGGGGAGTTTTGGCTGATGTAGTGTACAGGTGAGGCTCACCTCTTGATCACATGTGCAAGCAGATCAGGAACAGAGTCAGGAAAGCAAGAATTTGCAGAGTTAGAGGGTGATAAGAGTGTTCCCTCCTTTGTAGAGCGAAGTGGGTGGTCCCAGGATGGAAATTGTCCTTCTCACTTGAGATGTGAGTGTTGCTGTCAACAAAGGCAAACAGCTGTCAGATGAGACATGAGATCAGGCCCTGTCTGGCTTTTGTCTGAGCCCAGGGGATATTTAAAAGCTTGGCAATGCAGTGTTTGAATCTCCCTGGACTCTGATCCTTCAGTATTTTCAAAGCAGATAAGGACAAGATTGTGCTCCACTGCAAAATGCAGGGAGGCTGCCTTGGAGTGAGAGAAAGAGGGGGTTGATGAAGGCCCACCTGCCTTACCCTCCTTGTTCCTGGGGCTCCATTCCTCCATCTCCCAGAGGTTTTCTGAAACACCAAACTGAACTGGtttaaaaacagatgaaaaatccCTGTAATCCAACCAGGATTAGGATACCTAATCAGGAGCTTGTTGTACTTTTCTGTGTATGTTCTTCTTCATTAATTCCCCTTTTCTTCACAGCCTTTACAGCTCCAGGGTAGTGCCAAGCCAACCTGCCAGGGAGGGTGTGGGACATTCCTCTGGCCTATGAGAGTGGGAAATGACTTTGTACAGTTTGGGCTCTTCTTGCTATTTTTAAACTAGTTATTGTCAATACAGGTCTGGGGCTTTACCTGAGCCAGGTGTGgtggccagagctgcagcagtaGAAGCACCATGTGtcccttgctccagggctgccaaCCTTCCCAACTGCCAAAATATTCATATGCCAACAACACAGAGCACATCAGAGGGTCGCAGAGTTTGGGGTGATAAGGACCCCCTTTTGGTGCTTAAGTACCCTGAGATACCTCCCCTTGATTTCATTGGTTTTCAATTTGTTTCCCAGATGGAACAATCTGGATCCAaagctccagagctggaaggCCCCTCTGACAGCAGCGTGAAGCTCCATGTGGAGACCTGCTCCGTGGAGGAGTCCCCCAAAGGTCCCAGTGCTGacagagaggaggcagaggagaagcACCTGAGCCCAGAGCCTGTGTCCTCACCCAGCCAGGCTGAGGGGACACAGGACACCTTCCGAGACGGGAACGCGGGCgggagcagctgcaggttgTCTCCTGGCAAGGAGGTGATGAAAGAAATGTCCAGAGTGAAAAGAGAGGTTTGTTTAACCTTGGTTGAGTGTCTGTGTCCACGGAGAGATGTGGATTGTGTTTGACATCCCGAGTTTTCCATCCTTAGGCAGTGctgctcttctgcaggctgatgGTTGCATATGTGTCGATATGTTGCTGCCTTAGGTGCttcccactttttttcctgccactCTTGAGCTGTGTGTGTACTAGAGACAGGAAAAACACTCCTTTATTGCTGGAATAGAGCCTGGGAGGACTGAGaaaatctgttttgcttttcaatagcaagaagaaaaactgGCTGAAATGGGCCGCCGGCAGCTGACCCTGTTCTCTGAGCACAACCGGAGTTCTGAGCTGTCAGATAttttggaagaggaggaagaagatgaactgtCTTCAGAAGCTCTGGAAGACAAGAAATGGGACCAGAGTGAGCCATGTAACCAGGAGAATGGGGAAAAGGTAACTTGTCCAGGGCATTGCTCGTGGGGGGTGCCAGTGCAGCCATCCCATGCCATCAGCTCACAGCAggaggtgctgggctgagcccagtgctCCCAACAGTGCTTTCCTAAggtcctgcctgctctgcttgtACTCCCAGGCTTAAGGTAGTAAAAACACGAGTTCTCTTGGAGAGGGAAGGGTGTTCATATGCAATGAATGTAGCTGGGGTTTAATTAGTTGGAAAAACACACAGTGTGATGTGAACTTTAGACCCCAGGGTTAAAATCGATCCTATTGAACGAGTTCTTAACACAGATATAAACAGGGAACAGATAGAGATCTGTAAATCCACCCACCTATACATCCTGTACCAGCTCACCTTCCCTCCTAAGGCATGGGATTCTTGGGATGTCCCATGCAGAGCCAGgacttggacttgatgattgctgtggctcccttccagctcaggatattccatgattctgtgatattttggCTTAGACCTTGTTGTTCTGTGTAGCCAGGGATGGCTTGtaggagcagagctgtggctttGCAGTTCAGTAGCTGCAAGGGAGGAAATCCTGAGTGAGCTGAGTGACCAGATTAATTCACGTTCCAAGAGTTCAAGCTGGTTCATGTGCTTGAATGCACCTGTGGCAGGTGATGTGCTTCTGACTGCATGGCTGGGAAGTGCTGTGGAATCCTACAAATTACAGCAGTTGGGATGAACATCCACGAGAGAAAGTACTGAGGGTGAAAGACTGGGAAATTAGAAGGATTTGAAGGAACTGTGGTATGTCTGGATGGCAAGAAAGGACcatctttgggttttttatgcAACCAAAGAACATCTGTAGTTGATGGTGCCCTgtgtggctgctgctctgcagggacagggctgctgAGCACTAAATGGTAGCAGACACTGCAATGATTCTGGAATAAATTTGCTActgctccttttctccttctgaagGAGCTTCTGCTTCCCAGGTGAGGGATGGGACCTGCAGTGCAGCATATCTGGAGCTCCAGGAGGGCCTGgtggctggaggggctgggtcTGCCTGGGAAGGAGTTGTTGGAAGGGCTTCCAGCTGTTGGgattgcagtggaaaaaaatggaagaaaagcagcttcctgagaggagaaaagaggaaataagaACGTTCAAGAACACCATtctttgtttttgggttttttttcctgagtgttTTATTGGCCTGAATGATTTTGgttgttcaggttttttttctgttgagcTGAGCAAACTGGTGCTTCTTGACCTGATAAAGTGATTATTTTCTGCCCTGGCAGTGACAGGGTGGGGGTGACAAGATGCTGAATGGGGAGAGGACATCAGGATCAGGAATCTTTAGGGCACAGAGCTCCCAACACTGCCTTACAGAGTGAAGGAAGATGGTGACTGGAGCAGGCAaagtcccagcagagctgttttctAGGATTCTGTGTATCTGGTTATGTTTTCTGTTATCTCAGGACTCCTCAGCCAACTCTTTCAGGATCTGGATGATGAAAACAAGGAGAggtgctgcttttaaaatggtTAACCTCAAATAAATTGTTTAATTTCTGAAAGCGTTTATTATCTTAAAACTCAAAAGCAGAAGCCACAAGTTTGCAAACAGCTAAAATAAGTCTTACTGGACTACTCCTAGTTGCTACTTACAAGGTAGGAGCCTAAAATGTCTTTAGAACACATAATGATATAAATTATCAGGGAAGTTGAACAAGAGACCTCCAGAGGTGTCTTCCAACTGAAATTACACCTGGGATTCTCccttttattttactgtaaatATAATAAGAAACAAACCCATAAATTCTACAGTTGGTCCATGACAAATGTTAAAATTCAGCAGCATTTTCCCCAAAATTTGCTGTAACCTGGTAGGCTCTCACCCAGCTGCAAGTCTGTGTGACCCTTCGAGGTGAAGGGttttcctgtgtgtttgtgGGACTTCTGGAAGGTGATGGGAAGGGCCCAGGGCAGGTCCTCCCATAGCAGCAGCATCTCCAAGGGGTGTCTTTAGTGCCCCAGCACGAGGACAGAGGGGAGGGGGGCTGCAGGTCCGTGTGTGAGCTCAGCCCTGACGTGGAGGGATGAGCTATTCCTGCCCCTCATCCCAGCCTGGGGGTGAAGCCATGGGAAGCACGTGGCAGGAGgagaggtgctgcaggcagtggtgTGTGTacaggagaggctgggagggagctCTTCCATGCATTTGCCTTCCTCGCTTCCCGCTGCATTGCTGGTTCATCCGACCGCGTTTGCCAGAAGATCCATCGCTGtctctgccccttcccctcGCTTGGCTGCAGCCACGGCTccatcctgctgtgctgggagggaacCAGGGTCACTTTGCCGCTCGttttaatgtttatttcctctcttttttcctctgcttgtCCTGGCTGTGGCTTTTCTCGGGGTCTGGGTGTACAGATGGATCTTTGTGATACTGACAGCGATGAGGAGATTCTGGAGAGGATACTGGAGCTCCCGCTTCAGAAGAACCACAGCAAGAAGTTGTTCAGCATCCCTGAAGTGACTGAGGacgaggaggaagaggaggatgagaaGTGTGtgacagaagaaaagacagaCCCTCAAGATTCCTTGGAAACACAGACCTACCATTCAGGGAGAACAGAGAAGCCTCCCAACAGCAAGGAGCCATTTCCAAAGGCAGATGGGAATAACACCTCTGTGGTGTCTGCTCAGACTCCACAGGAGGAGCATGGTGCtaaggagagcagaggggatGCTGACCATGCAAACCCTGCCTTTGGCCAGCTGGCCTGGGCTCAGAAGAAGGCAAACTGGAACTGGGGCTACCAGGAGAATGATCCGAAGCCTGTGAGTGGAGCAAGTCCCTCTGGGAGCAAGAAGAAGGGAAATAACTATCGAGAGAAGATCCGGAGTCGGCCTGAGATGGGTAGGAAGAGACAGAGTGATTTAACAGAGCACTGCAGTCGCCTGCTGGGCAACTGCAGCCAGATGGGCAGTGGGTTGTACAGAGCTCCCAGCCTCAGGGAGGAGCTCAACGTggtcagcagtgccagtggTAAGGAGGGGATGGATCTGTACAGCCGTGCCAGACAAGGcaccctaaggaaaaaaaccccaaaggcaGCGGGTTCAGGGGGCACAGAACCTGCCGTGATGGCCACgcgctgctccagccccaggagccTGGAGATAGACATTGAATACGACTCCGAAGACGATCAGGATTCGACCTGTGCTTCCTCCCCTGAGAGCAGGCTGTGGCCAGAGAGGTCCCAGAGCTCTCAGGGCGACTGGAGTGATTGCTCCAGTCAGTCTGAGGCTCCCCACACGGATGGCAGAAGGGACCTGACCAGGCTGGAGGTGATGGAAGAGCAGGGTTTGGAATGGGCCGCGTCTCCGAGCCGGCGCGTGCGGTTCTTCCACCGGGAGAAGGAAtgtgagagcagctctgaggagcagggctgggagctggactGTAAGTCACCTGGCTGGAGAAGGAGGCTCGAACATCCTTCGAAGGGGATACGTAGCACCTCCTTGCACAAAAGGGTTGGGTGACTTTTCCTATTCTGGCTTTGAAGCAGCTTGCAGTGGCTCTGgcttccctctgcttccctggccTGCCTGTATCTTGCTTTGTTCAGTGTTGTCCAGAGAGAAAGGAGCCTCCTCTAGGATTGTCTGGAAGAATATCTGAGAGATTCTGTAGTTCTGTGCTGCTCCGTGGCTTTTCTTGTAGTagctgcttctgcttttcctgctccctGACCGAGTGGCACCGATGCAGTATTCCTTTTCACTCTGGCTCTTCCTCCCCACGgcaggaggctgtgggagggacccAAATGAAAATCCCTCCTGAAATAAGCTCATTGGTGTAGATCCTGACTGTAATGTCATTGCCTCCCCTGGAAGTGCCCTTTCCTGCCTCCTCACCCTCGCCCGGGGGATCATCGCTGGGGCCTGGCAGGGCTCCTGCCTGTCCTCAGATCTGTTTTCCAACTCCCTTGGTATTTCCAGCTCTAGAGTGTCCCTGAAGAGGAATGTTGCATTTGGATGCTCTGCTCTTTGTGGAGTGCATTTGGGCTGAGCGCTGCTCACTGAGTCACAAGGCAGAGGCTGCTACTAACTCTGGTGATTCCAATTGCAGGCATCCAGTAATAAAGATTCCAGGGGCCCGGAGCTGGCCGGCACAGCCGCCTGGCAGGCTCCCGGCAGGAGACGGAGCAAGAGCGTAAGAAGAAGCCAAATGCAGAAACCTTTGCTCTCCAGTGCAGGTGAGCAGGAATGGGGAAGAGAGGTGGGCAGCAGGAGACAGGGAAGCTCCTGGaagaggcagggagaggctggcagggagcacCTGGGCcgtgcagggctgtggcacgGGCAGGGTGCTGATGTCCTCTCTGGTGTGTCCCCTCTGTGCACAGGTCCTCCCAGGAGCACCGCTCCAGAAACCTCTGCCAAGGAGGATGGCATTAGGATATTTGTGGCTCTCTTTGACTATGACCCTGTCTCTATGTCTCCTAACCCTGATGcagcagaagaggagctgcCATTTAAGGAGGGACAGATCCTGAAGGTAAAAGAGTAGTGAATTCCTATTCTGTATGGATCCATCTGGTGTTCCAGGGACAGCAAAACCCTTGGgaggtctgcagcttcctcaggagggaagcagaggggcagcactgatctcttctctcttgggaccagtgacagaacctgagggaatggctgggctgtgtcaggggagaaTTAAGTTGAatgttaggaaaaggttcttccccccagagggtggttgacactgaacaggctccccagggcagtgggcacagccccaaggctgccagagctgaaggagtgtttggacagcgctctcagggacagggtgggattgttggggtgcctgtgcagggccaggagctgaactccatgatccttgtggatcctttccagctcaggatattccacgGTTCTTTCTCTGTGCATCTCAGTCCCTGCAGCACCAACAGTGTCTGTCCTGTGCTTTCCCTTGCAGGTGTGTGGAGACAAGGATGCTGATGGCTTTTACAGGGGTGAATGTGCAGGAAGGGAGGGATACATCCCATGCAACATGGTCTCAGAAGTGCAGGTGGACAATGATGAACTCAAGAAGCAGCTCCTGAAGCAAGGATTCCTGCCTGCTGACACAGCCACGGAGAGCCAAGGTACTgggtctgtgtgtgccctgctgCTGAACTGTGAAAAGCTCAGTCGTGCTGTGTGGCCAGAGCAGCCCACCAAAACCATCCATAGGGCTGTCCTGGCATCTGCAGCCTGGTTTGGTGGCTGCACAAGCAGGGAGGTCTCTCTGGCTGAGAGAGGAAGGTGTTCCCAGCTCTCAGTTCGTTCCTgactcctggagctgctcctgtcCTTGAGGTGTGTGAACTCAGCAGAGAGGGAGTGAGGCTGATCCTGACTTGGGAGGGGGAGACAAAAAGGTTTGGAAGGCAGCTGAAGGATGTGAATGAGAGTTTTCACTCACTGAACCCAGGGGGGTGACCCTGCTCTTGGGTGAGAGAATCTGGGACTTGGGAATGGAGGAAGATGGGGAGGGAAAGGTATGAGACAAGGCAGGCAGCAGGAGTgtacagggagcagagctggtcCTTGGGTTCCTCCTTACTTACTCCCTGGAGTATGTGGCCCAGTGCTTTGTGCACTGCAGAGACTTTCCTGTTTCTTCCCACTCATGtactgggagagaggagaggaaccATCCCTGGGATGTGCAGCCAGCACAGGCTCAGTCAGGCTCAGGGGCTGCCCCTGCTGTCACCACTGGTGTCCCAGTGCCTGTCCCTTATCCCTCTCATATCTCATCCTGCACCCTCTGTGTGCCCTCTGCTACCAGTGCCAATTGTTGGACCTGCTCCACTTGTTAAAACACGAGGAAATTCCTATTTTGGAATCCCTGTTTCCCTACCAGttctgcagggagaagcagcacaaGTGTGGGTCGTGGCAAAGGAAAGCCCTGACACTACCTGGGCTGTTCCTCTGcccaggaaaaaacccaaccaatcCAAGAATAAGGAAacccaagaaaaaaagcagcagtccAACTTGTTCCCATTTCTGTGCAGGGAGACCCAGTATCCAGCCCCAATAAGTCTttagatctttaaggtcccttccaatccaaaccattctgtgattccaaagGGCTGACATTGCCCAGCTCCTGAATGTGGGTCCCTGGAAGGTTGATCCTGAGGAGCACAGGGGTCAGAGGAGCCTGATGCTTTcactgtgtgatttttttttttttggtaggtttGTCCTTCAGCCTCTCTCATGTCTAGGAAGAGGAGATTTGAATAAGGTGTTTTTCATATCcatactctttttttcctgtgtgtatCCTCCAGTGCCCAGAGATGGCTGGATCCCTGTAGTGACCTTTGTCCCTCTGTGGATTACACAAGGCTTTCTGTCCCCTGCCCTATTGGATACTCTTGGAAAAATCAAGGAACTCAATAGCTCTGAGACTTCATGAAACATGGAGGGTGTGAAAGTCTTCAGGAGGGTGGTGGTAGTGGAAAAGATGtaccttgtgtgtgtgtgcagggagtgACCACAGgttcagcactgctgaggccacactTTGAAtcctggggtcagttttgggcccctcattgcaagaaagacattaaggggctggagcatgtccagggaagggaatgcagctgggaaaggatctggagcagcaggagcagctgagggagctgggggggctcagcctggggaaaaggaggctcagggggatcttctcactctctgcaactccctgacaggaagGGAGAGCGGGtgggggttggacttgatgatcttaaaggtcttttccaaccttaaggGTTCTCTGATCCCTtggcagctgggctggctgtccctctgctgttttcctgctgccatAAACCCCTGTCACAGCCTTGTAACTAAGGAAATGGCCTTGGACATGCTGGTCTGGGCACTCCTTCTGCAGGTTCTTTGGGGATTTCATCCAGTACTGACCCTGCTCAGTGCAGAAGCTTTAGCTAGAGACCTCCCTagatcccttcccacctcaCCTGGCACTTCTGAGGTGTTAACAGAACAAGGTTTTATTTTGTCCTTGTGATCCTGCTTCTGAAAGTTAAATTGCAGCAAAGCCTGTCTGCTGTGGCCTGTGGAATGGCTGAAAGGCATGAGCACAGTGTGGATTTCTGTGTGTATTTGGGATGTGGATCATGCCTCCCCCGAGTCCACATACAAGGACTGGAGATTTGGGCTTTGCCCACAGAAATCACAGTGCCAGCTTCCCGGGGGAGGCACGTCCCACCACTGTTCCCTGTTCACTCTTCAAGGTGCTTTTTCACTTTCCATTATTCACTGTCTGTTTCTCTTGtctgtttatttgcttttttttggtgtttttacGAAGGAAATGGCACATTTTCTCCACCTCCACGCCGCCAAACCGTCCCTCCTCCAAAACCCAGACGCTCCAAGAAAGGTCTGTGTCACCCACTGCCTCCTCTTTGCTTTCTGCACTAGGATTACAGACTGCATTGAATTTTTGCTACTTGCTTACAGGACCCCCAGATGTTTGTCTCTGTACGACTGCTAGGAAGTGGAAAGAgagcccatccctgtgctggtgtTAAGTTTTTAACAACAGTGATGTCTTTTATAGTTTTGGAGCTTGACCTCTGCTTCTTGTTACGTCCCTGAGTCCTGGTTACTGGCGTAGACTTTGAGTTGCATGACCAGTTTGCTTCTGTTGTTTGCTGCCTTGgtctttgttctttttattgTGGTTTGTCACCTGTGTCTTGTGGTCACTGTGGCAAGATGAGCTCTCACTGATGAGGCATTTTCTtccccccagcagggctggataAGCAGGAGAAGTACAAGTCTCAGCCAGGTGagaattgctcttttttttacCACGATTGATTGAA
This is a stretch of genomic DNA from Pseudopipra pipra isolate bDixPip1 chromosome 21, bDixPip1.hap1, whole genome shotgun sequence. It encodes these proteins:
- the TSPOAP1 gene encoding peripheral-type benzodiazepine receptor-associated protein 1 isoform X7, with translation MQEPERGVPSAAPAAGDAAPAAPACPDRDTRDGAGGDTDTVGCRLPTGSERDGAPQPQEESPGTPRVPPPDPQRVHSAPELVRPLRAMERTDRPPQSGADYGFLVSQNTKLLSALEDLRHRCSSLAEENSLLRRSCFPQTEEKVKHLKRKNAELAVIAKRLEERARKLQEANLKVVTAPVALKGSSLELCKKAFARQRAKDLTEQASALLAKDKQIEALQQECRELQAKLSAGKDDPRCLNVIEFDRLLRESQREVLRLQRQIALKNFKECLRPPKMSPGSARPSTAPRLGPNTGSKGSPLPKEASLGDPALGGRARREVEPGVQPLGPASEGHENFPPKNAITGQETRKQIQQLEFELKKKRKKCENLEHEVRKKHKRCKELEIQLQEVQSENARLAEENLQLNERAGWAGQVESENADLKLQVVLVTKERDSVIQTNQGLQTKLENLEQVLKHMRNVAERRQQLEVEHREALLVLQEKQEEVRRLQQAQAEARREHEGAVQLLEARVKDLEDQCRSQTEQFSLLSQELQQFRLQTGKIDLLTSTLVTSELPLALCSSTPQPPWEKESTVPGLLPHQSTKKAHNEVAEELESSLRVPDTPGGSPAAPTSAQKQAKKVESQSSSSKSESMHNSPKSCPTPEVDTASEMEELDVDSISLMPEPGSQGPAKLQVFLARYSYNPFDGPNENPEAELPLTAGEYIYIYGDMDEDGFFEGELMDGRRGLVPSNFVERVSDDDLVTFLPPELNDLTHSSYQEKSLVSASTSSGDKSDFSIEESSISPLASRAEGDQEEPVSHTAVPYPRKLTLIKQLARSIVVGWDPPLLPAGCPDIQSYNIYVDEELRQNVKSGLQTKAVIEKLDLQSKAYRVSVQAVTERGRSDRLRCTFFVGQDFGVAPTMLKVRSVTATSAEVTWLPCNSNYSHAVYLNGDQCDVTKPGVYWYTFHNLQPSTQYVAKLEARPMKTPWEEVPEGQEQDSAVIHFTTPLAGTPDAPLDVQVEAGPSPGILVISWLPVTIDAEGSSNGVRVTGYAVYADGQKVIEVTSPTAGSVLVDLSQLQMFQVCREVSVRTMSQYGESVDSVPAQISSLLLRAYPCTSPASTTVTSRLPRGVPRGSLPAHSPSTPPTPALLLRQNIPAESSDAKLTDVSSGPVRALPEKASSAPHLSSPSAPLVQDLGTSPQGLDAAGDKKCLSVPPQQAGNTVLHGEGPAREPGLQGLGEGTEVQMEQSGSKAPELEGPSDSSVKLHVETCSVEESPKGPSADREEAEEKHLSPEPVSSPSQAEGTQDTFRDGNAGGSSCRLSPGKEVMKEMSRVKREQEEKLAEMGRRQLTLFSEHNRSSELSDILEEEEEDELSSEALEDKKWDQSEPCNQENGEKMDLCDTDSDEEILERILELPLQKNHSKKLFSIPEVTEDEEEEEDEKCVTEEKTDPQDSLETQTYHSGRTEKPPNSKEPFPKADGNNTSVVSAQTPQEEHGAKESRGDADHANPAFGQLAWAQKKANWNWGYQENDPKPVSGASPSGSKKKGNNYREKIRSRPEMGRKRQSDLTEHCSRLLGNCSQMGSGLYRAPSLREELNVVSSASGKEGMDLYSRARQGTLRKKTPKAAGSGGTEPAVMATRCSSPRSLEIDIEYDSEDDQDSTCASSPESRLWPERSQSSQGDWSDCSSQSEAPHTDGRRDLTRLEVMEEQGLEWAASPSRRVRFFHREKECESSSEEQGWELDCKSPGWRRRLEHPSKGIRSTSLHKRASSNKDSRGPELAGTAAWQAPGRRRSKSVRRSQMQKPLLSSAGPPRSTAPETSAKEDGIRIFVALFDYDPVSMSPNPDAAEEELPFKEGQILKVCGDKDADGFYRGECAGREGYIPCNMVSEVQVDNDELKKQLLKQGFLPADTATESQGNGTFSPPPRRQTVPPPKPRRSKKGPPDVCLCTTARKWKESPSLCWWLDKQEKYKSQPGQKHEDIEAELLTPRRMVAVFDYNPKESSPNADVEAELTFSAGDVITVFGSMDDDGFYYGELNQQRGLVPSNFLEAAPSDGDVGEEFHSKDKEASPLSAESQRMRKRRVQ